The sequence CGCATAAAGAGTTCAGAAACGGGGTGAGGGGGGAAGAGGTTGTACGCTCACATTGACAGGAGGCTACATCTCAATCCCTTGAATATCAGGTAAATTATACTCCACCCCTGTTTTGGCGTCAAAAAAGAACCCGCCCGGCAGGCGGGCGGGGCGTGGTTTTGATGGCTAAAAGCCTTCCACTCTAACGAGAATTTCTGTTGCAAATTTAATGAATGTGCAAAGAGCCGAGGAACCCGATCTGGTACCCTCCAGATTGTGCGGGGAATAATAATGTACGCGCGGGGACTGCTCCCTCGGTCTATCTAACATGATTTGACCATTAGTAATATAGTTCATTTTTACTCTTGGTGTCAAAAGAAAAACCCCGCCATTAGAGGACGGGATTGTCGCGAAGAGTTTGACCGAAAGCCGATCACGGATGCAGCTCCGTTGACGGTTGTTCCTTCGGCTGCAGAAAATGAAATAACTGTTATTTAGATTGTATATTATTTCTATTCCTGGTGTCAAAAAAAATGACCCCCACCGCCGTTGGCGGTAAGGGTCACAGAGGTTGACCGAAGAGGCTAATGGGGGGATTGGTCCCATTTTGTGACCCTTCGATCTGACCGGATCATGTCTTTTAGATTATAGCTTATTTCTGTTCTTTCCGGAATAGCAGGTAAGAATAAATCACTGGTACCAGCCCAGCCAAGATAATTCCAGCCATCGGGATGTAAAAATTCAGCGGGGTGGGCCAAATTGGTGTGGTAAAGAATAGCAATCCACCAATCACAAACATATATCCGCCCAAATGATGAGTCTTTTTCCAGTTATCATCCGAGTTGAGTGTCCATGGCGTCCGGATACCCATAAAGAAGTTGGACTTGATTTGATGCAGATAATTGCCGATCAAAATAAACAAAGCTCCGACCGCCATGGGCACAATTACATCAATTTTTAAGGGCTGGCCGGTAACTGCTACCCAAGTTGTAAGCAAGAACATAAATAGTAAGAATACCATCATGACATTTCTAATCATCTGGTAGAAGCCCATGGATTGATGAAAATGTTCTCGGCGAGGTTCAAAGACTGGGATCAGTAAAAATAGCAGATACATCCCTAACATCATTACTGGAATCCCCAAAGCGTGGCCCAGAGGGCTGGTCCAACCATCAACCTGGCCGGTAATGCCCCAATGGGATGGCACTAACGCGGGCAGTTTCGGATAAGCCCACCAGCCGACTGCTGCGGCGATAATAATAGTCAACCAAGAAAACCACTCATTGCGGATATTGAATTTGAATTTTTCTGTCGCCATATATTCTCCTTTATTGTTTAATATTTTTGAGTTACTCTCTTTGTCATTCCCGACCTTTCTCTTCTGTCATCCTCGACCGACGCGCATGGCGCAGTTCGGATCGGGGATCCCTGCCTACCGGCAGGCAGGCAGGCCTAGATCCCAGATCCTGATTTGCCTTTGGCAATCCGGTCTGGGATGACAATTAATACACAGAATCTTTACTATTAAATGTTTCTAATAAATTATTTAACACCTCGTAAAAAACCGTCGTATTAAGGGAATAGATAATCTTTTGGCCTTTTCGTTCGGAAGTTGCCAGATTGGCCTGTTTCAGCACTGAAAAATGATGCGACAGCGAGGGCAGGGACAAAGCAGGGAAGCGGGAAGCAATCTGGCCAGCTGTCAGATCTCTTTTTTGGAGCAGTTTTAATATTCTTCTCCGCGTAGGATCAGACAAGGCATGCAAGGCAACTGAGATAGATTCAATAGTCATATTTAGATATTTAAACAACTATCTAAATACTACCAATAGATACTTGGATTGTCAATATTCTAGGGCTGTCATTCCAACTCACTCGTCATCCTGAACTCGTTTCAGGATCTTTCCTGTTGTCATCCCTAGTGGAGTCGAGGGATCTCGGCCATTTTTCTCCTATGGGTTATTGGTTTATAATGAGTTTATTCATTATCCTATTGGTGTTACATTGGCAATTGGATAAATTGGAAATTAACCCGCAGAGTTTAGTATTGGGGCGTGGCCAAGTGGTAAGGCAACGGCCTTTGAAGCCGTGATCGTAGGTTCGACCCCTACCGCCCCAGCCATAAATTCGGAATGAAAATGATCTATTGGGGGATATAATAGCGGCATTATTTGCTAAACAAACTAATAATATGATGCTTTTGCCACAAACAATGATTCAGATTGTTGGCTCTGGAGGGGGGCTCATTATTGATCTGGACAAGCAGATGCTTTTAACTGATTCCATGATTCAAATAGCAGCAGCTGCAGCGCACTCAGGTGCCAAGGTTACATTTCGTCTAGGTAAAACTATCCTTCTGAGCGATGTCATGATTCAAATAGCAGCAGCTGGTCGTGGTTCTGTAACTTTTGATCTCAGATAAAAACATTATGGATCAAAACTATTATTTTATTGATGGGTCTGCTCTCTTGGCCCAAGTACGGACTCTCTGGAAAAAAGAACCTGCGTTTAATTGGCGTAGACTTGATCCTCTGAAGTTTATTAAACATCTTGCTTTTTCATACCCTGATCTTGGCTCAGCTAACTATAAAAGAGCTGAATTCTTTTTTCCATCTGGAGAACAAAATATAGAAACATATCTTTTGACACCAGAAATCACAGCACCTGGACTCGTGCGCGATGTCCATTTTAAATACTGTGGGGAAAAATTAGATCGTTCTGTAGCGTATGAAAAATGGTTGGAGGAAGAAGTGCCTCCACAATGGAGAGATAGGTGTGTCAAAAGTGAGAAAGGAGTAGATATAGAAATATGCTGTAATGCCTTAAGACTAGCCTCTATGGGAAAAATGGACCGGTTGTTCTTCTTTACTAACGACCGAGACTTTATTCCTCTTTGTAAAACCCTAAAAGATTTCGGTACTAATGTAAGCTTGATCCATCTTTCTAAACATACCAACCCAAATAAGCAACTTATTGACGAATGTGATTCTTATGACGTTTTAAAAGAGGACTACCTTAATAATATATTTGAAGATTCAAAGTTATCAGATGATAAGCAAATAAGTTCTATTGAAGAGATAGTTGATGTTGATGCCAACGCTACCGTTGAATTATTGCCTGAATCCCAAGAAGTTTTAGATAAAGCAATCTGATCTCTACTATTCTCCGACATAAAATCAATAATAGTTGGCATTATCGACATAACTGCATGGTCATTACTTATTGGCAAAATTAAAATATGAAGATAAGGCGGTATATTTCAACCGATTATTCTGATATTAAGCAAAACCTTATTGAAGGGGATTTGTTCTACGAGGAGTTAGATAACGAAAATAGACTAAATCAGAAGATTCAGAAAGACCCCAATTCTATTTTGGTTGCAGATGTAGATAACAAAGCAGTCGGTAATGTCTTTATTATGGAAGATGGCTGGATGGCTCTAATATTTCATTTAGCTGTCAGAAAAGATTATCAGCATAAAGGCATTGGCACAGAACTACTAAAAGCTGCCGAAGCCTACCTTAAAGATAAGGGATTCGAGGAAGTTCAGATTGTAGTTAGAGAAGCCAACCCTGAACTGCTGGGGTATTATGAAAAACTAGGATATCAGAAAGGCGGTTCCTTCAGGTGGATGACCAAAGAGTTGAAGTAGAACCTGATAAGATAGAATTGAAAGAAATTAATTAATGAACCATGGATTATAAGGGAGCAATTATTAAGGAAAGCTTGGAGAATAAGGATGTTCTTAAAGACATCAAAATTATAGATACCAGGGTTGAAGAAGTTACAAAAGAGCACGAAACACCTTGGCTATCCCAGTGGACAATACACAATATTGAAGTTCCTGAAGACAAGGCAGATGAAATTGCTGAGAAACTTAGCCATTCCCTTGATTCTAACAATGGTGGAACTTGGTATGCTGACTTCAAGAATGACCAGTACCACTATATTATTTACCGAGATAAAGTCTTTAAGGTAGATAGAAAAAGCAAGGAGCAATATGATGAGGCAGAGCAGTATGGTATTTCTATTGGAACCACACCAAGTCAGCTCATAAACTATGAGGGTGAGTATAAAGATGCGGTTTAGGAAGAAATAATATGGCTAAAATAATCCCACTAAATCATAGGACTATAGTTCAGCTTGTCCCTGTTTCGCCATATAACTTCGATGCTACTATCCATAAGCCATCTCATTTTCCATCATCAGACAATGAGTGGGAAAAGGGCAAATACTGGATTACTATGCGGTGGAAAGGTCAGAACTTGGGTTTGAAATTAGAAAATGAGGGGACTACTAAGAAGCCAAAGCTAAAGCTGAATGTTTATTCTCAAAAGCCGCTGACCAAAGATTTTATTGCCACTCTTATCCCAGAAATAGAGTGGAGATTTAATTTAAAATCAGATATCAGTGAGTTTTCTAATAAGTTTGAAGATGATGAGGTGTTAGGTCCAGTATTGAAGAAATGGAAGGGAATGAAGCCTGTGGCCGCTAATTCACTCTATGAAACTTTGATGATATATATTGTCTTGCAAAATGCGACTGTACGGAGAACAGCCCAGATGTTAGAAAATCTCTTTAATAAATTCGGTAAGCAGGTGTCTTTTGGTAACAAAGTTCTGTATACTTTTTGGGAGCCGCAAGATATTGAAAAGGTGTCAGAGGAAGACTTAAGAGTTTTAAAGCTTGGCTACCGAGCAAAATTTATCAAGAAAATCAGTCAACAGTTCGCCAGTTGAGAAATGGACGAGTTTGCTATGAGGGAGTTGGGCAGGGAAGCCCTAAAACAACAAACCCTTAAGCTATATGGTATTGGTCCAGCTTCGGTAGAATATTTATTATTTGAGGATTTCTATCATTGTGAAGGGCTGGAAACCATACCACCTTGGGAACAGAAGATATTTTCTAAACTCATTTTTGATAAGAAGCTGGTCCCTGTAGATAAAATTCTAAAATTCTTCCGCAATAGATATAAAGGGTGGGAGAAACTGGCATCCCATTATATTTGGGAAGACATTTTTTGGAAGCGAAAGACCCAAAAGATAGATTGGTTGGAGAAAGAAATAAGATTATGAATAAAAACAATACATTGACTTTAACACTCCTGTTTCTGTCAGCTGTGTTATACAGTAGTTATTTTGTTTCCACGAAGTATATGTTGCTTCAAGGTATTCACCCCCTTGCAATTGCTTCTTCTGTCGCCACTGTCCTCACCGTGTATATAACAGTTATTATGTTTTTTGATAGAAATTTTGCCAAAGAAGTGCACAGGTTAGATTGGTATAAAATTAGTCCGTTATTAATTGCTGGGATTGCCGTATCGGGTATCGGCCCGATATTGCTCTTTTACGGGCAAACTATGACCTCTGTCACTAACAGTGCATTTATATTTCAACTTTCTCCCTTATTTGCTGGTTTGTTGGGCATAATTTTTTTAAAAGAAAGACCACGGTTGTATTTCTGGTTAAGTCTAATAATAATCCTAGCAGGACTATTCTTTTTAACTACCAAAGGAGGCGTTAGCTCTCCTACGTTAGGCGACCTTATGGTTTTGATATTAGCATTTTTATTTGGAGCTTATAATACAATCGCCCAAACATTCTCTGTTAAAATGTCGCCCTTGACATTAAGTAACATAAGAATGTTAGTAGGGAATATTCTGGTCATATTAAGTGCTTGGTTTATATTGGGGTCGGGTTCTGTGTTAGCACTATTTCAATTCCCATTGTTGATTATATTCAGTGCCCTGTTTATTTATCTCTATGTATTCGCAACACACGTAGGTATTAAACAAATAGGTTCTTCTAATACAACCGCATTACTTACAGTTACAGCTTTGTTTTCCACCTTGTTTGCTTCTTTGATAGGTGAGATACCAATGCCCATTCAGTTTATAGGAGGGTTGATTGTTATATTAGGGATAGTGTTGTTGGTTAAGAGGGGAATGAAGACTGTTACCATTCAGTCTTAGATATCTAGCGCATTGGTTAGTTCAGGCATATAAACACACCTGTCCAACCTCCTGAAAATCGTTAGCGTTACTGGCGGGTCAGCTCGTGATATAATCCCAGTGTATATTTATAATTTTTGTATATGTTTAAAAGAATATTTTATAGTGCCTTAGTGGTTATTTTAATTATGTCTATTTCGGCACCAGTCATGGCTGCGCCGACATTTTTAATAGCTGATGAAAATGGCATAGTTAGCCTATCCAAACCTGTCAATGACGATGCGTATATTGCCGGCGGGAATGTAACGATTGATCAGGATATCTGGGGTGACTTATTTGTGGCCGGTGGCACCATTGATATTAATACCGACATTGCTGGGGATCTATTTATTAGCGGTGGGAACATCTCTATTCGCGGTTCAGTCGGCGATGACGTCCACATAGGGGGAGGTAATATCTCCATTTACGGAGAGATCAAAGACGACCTGATGATTGGTGGCGGAACGGTGCTGATAGCCGACACCGCAACTGTGCGGGGAGATCTTTTGGTCGGGACAGGCAATTTTGACTTGTATGGCACAGTTCTAGGCAATGTCAAAGCCGGTTTTGGCAATGCTAAAATTGCTGGGGTAATCAATGGTAACGCCGATTTGCGCTACGGCGACGGGAAGCTCATTTTTGCTGATGGGGCTAAGATCCGTGGCCAGTTAGATTATTGGGCAAAAAGTGAGAATAATTCCTTTGATAAGATCGCAGGGACTATCACATATCATAAAATGACCAGCTCCAGATCTAGCTTGCCAATATTCGCTACCATCTTTGTTCCCACGGTCATATTGATGGGAATGTTTTGGCCGTTTATCAGCATTTTACTTTTAGGGGGGTTATTGATTCTATTGTTGCCTAAATATCTTCCCAGGATGGTCGAAACGACTAAAAAAGATTACTGGACAGCGCTCTGGCAAGGGTTACTGTTTATTATTGTGGCCCCGGTGTTAGCTTTGCTGATTGCTTTCACTGGAGTTGGCATACCTATATCAGTAATCATGATGCTGAGTTTTGTTATTTTGGCAATTCTCGCTAGCGTACCTGTGTCGATGGCGATCGGGAGTTATCTATTAAAATACAAAGAAGGCGACAAGGCGAAACAATTTGGCGCGCTGGCCATTGGGGCATTAGTGTATGTTATTGTCGGGTCATTCCCGCTCATCGGTTGGTTGGTTAAGCTTATTCTCTTTGTGATTGGCATCGGAGCGATCTGGGTAGATTCTCGCTCCATGATCAAAAAAGGAATTTATTAGACACCATCCACTACCCATAATCCAGTGCATCAGAGGTAGTCTAAACGCACCCGATCAATTCAGACCCAATTTTAATAATGGGTCTGTTTTACTATCTAAATTTGAATCCTCGCGTGGAGTTAAAATCTGATAAACTAAAAATGCAGTAGTTTAATAGTTAACATCTAAATAAATGACATTCCTAGCGCATTGGTTGGTTTATACCTTAGCTATCATCATCACGACTTATCTCTTGCCCGGCGTTAATCTAACTGGATTTGCCGCGGCCTTGGTTACGGCATTAGTTTTAGGTTTAATCAACACAGTAATTAGACCTATTCTAATTTTATTAACTTTGCCGATCAATATTATTACTCTCGGTTTGTTTACCTTTGTCATAAATGCAGCCTTAATCTTGCTCGCTGCCGCTATTGTCCCAGGATTTATAGTTCAAGGTTTTTGGGCGGCATTAATCTTTAGTATCGTTTTGGCTATTATTGCTGCTGTCTTAAACGGGTTGTTGGGGAAATAATCTGAACCCAGCGTGTAGGTTAGAACCAAACCCACTGAAAACTGGTAGGACCGGGCTTCGCTATACTATGGAAATCCTGTAGTTTCGACCGAAGCTCTTATTCGAGAGTCACCCCAACACTGGCCCAGCCGTCTATTTAGTTTTGTATAATATAAAATATGAAGAAGAAAATCTTATTTCTCTACAATGGCGGCACTATCGGCCAAGTCCCCACTGAAGTAAATGGGGTAATTGTGTCGGCTCCGCCAAAAGATGCGAGCATCTTTAAGGCCGCCGTAGACCCGATTATTGAGCGGTTCGGTGATAAGTTCGATATTGTTTATGAAGTCGTTACTACCAAGGAATCATCCAGTATGACTCCTCAGGATTGGGAAAGACTTATCTTTCGCATCAAAAAAGCCCAGGACGAGGAAAATTTTGATGCCGTAGGTATTGCTCATGGCACTGACACGCTGGCTTATACGGCCACAGCTCTTAGTTTTGCTCTGCATGGCGTCAATCCGAGTCAAAGCGGTTTGCGTATTCCTATTTGCTTAACCGGTTCCCAAAACCCCGTGTATATGGAAGGCGGTGATGGGCGGTTTAATCTTGAAAATATGTTCAGGACCATCGAGCAGTGTATGGATGTGGGCGTGGGTGATGTCTTGATCAACTTTTGGAATCGCGTGCTGTTAGGTTGCCGCACAGTCAAGGTGAGTGAACGCGATTTTGATGCTATGCAGACTCCGGCGGTGTTGAATGCGGGGATAATTAACTCCCGAGGAGTGATTATTTATCCTGAACGGGTCAGACTGGCAAAGAACGCCTTGCCAAAAATCCAATTAGCCCCCAAATTTGCTCGGGGGGTGATCAGTTTTGAACTAACTCCGGGACTGGATCCGAATCTTCTGCTTAGTTTTATAACAGCCGGGGGGATGTCGGCGATGATTCTAAAATCTCTTGGAGAAGGCAATGTTTGCAGTGAAGGGGCTTACAATATGATTCCCGCAATCAAGCAGATCACGGGTGAATATATGACGCCTATTTTTATGGCATCGAAATTTATTGGCGGTAATGCTGACTCGGCGGTGGATGCCAGCGGCGCAGCGGCGATTAATGCTGGCGCTATTGCCTGTTACGATACTACCGACATCGCCATTGATATAAAAGTTCGTTGGCTGGCGGGAAATGGGCTTTGTTCCACTATTTCTGATTATTCTAAAGCCATGAAAACGAGCTATTGCGGAGAGGTAACCGAGCCAAAAGTACAGTAAACGTAGTATTAAGGCCTACTCGAGATAATCAATGAGCGATTTACCGAATAAAATAGTCTGCACGATCTGTAGTGGTCATAAAAGTACCTTGCCAGGATTGATTCCGGCTTATTTGCGCTACGCTTCATCTAGAATAGATCTGGTGCACTCAATTTCTGATCAGCAAAAATTGCCATTCTTTATCCTGTCGGGGAAGTACGGCCTGATAAATGCCAACCAATCGATTCCATATTATGATCATTTATTACTGGCAGATGAGGTAGAACATCTAGCAGAGATAGTAAAGGTGCAACTCAAAGGCGGCAATTGGAAATCAATAGATTTCTATGTTAAAACCAATGATCCGGCATGGAAACCATATGTAGAAGTTATAACAAAAGCCGCTAATGATACAGGTATCACCTTGAATAAGTTAGAAATATCATCAGCCATCAGTTAGAACCTGATAAGATAGATTTATGAATAAATATGACGGACAAGTAGAATCAGTGGTAGCTCCTATTATCGTCAATGATGAAGGCAAAATTTTACTGATGACATCGCCCAAATGGGGAGATAAATATACCTTACCGGGTGGCCATATAGAATACGGAGAAACTCTTTCTCAAGCTGCAGAACGAGAAGCTAAAGAGGAAAGTGGTTTAGATGTGAAGGCTCTCTATCTTGTGGATGCCGGGACAATGATTAACAGTCCAGAGTTTTTTAGAAAACAAGCCCACTTTGTTTATCATCGGGTGGCCTGCAAGGTTGTCGGCGGCGAACTAAATACTGATTCTGTAGAAACTACGGAATTAGTTTGGGTAACCCCGGAAGAAGCCCTGAAGTTGCCATTGGCGACTGGAATGGAAGTTTCGATCAAGAACTATATCAACGGTGTGAAATTAGATATGGGAGAATATGTATTCTAATATGAAAAAAGTTGTTATCTGCGCCAGTGCGGCTTTTTATACGGAAGCCCAGGAATGGAAGAAAAGGTTAGAGGAAATAGGTTACAGAGTTACTACCACCCTAAAAGACATCGATGAAAGCGATATTTTTCAGTACCGGCAAACTCATCAGGAGCATTACGCCAAAATGGCAGAGTGTGATATCGTATTTATCCTAAATTTAGAAAAGAAAGGTATCCCTGGCTATATTGGAGCGAGCGTTTTTGCTGAAATAGCTTTCACCATCGGTTTAAATATGGTGTTTAACAAAAATATCCAGATACTCTGTGTAAATCCGATTCCTGACAATTTGCCGTATTCGGATGAACTCACTAAATGGCAAAAACTCGGCTGGATAAAACAATTCCAACCAGTTGCCGCACCTGAATCAGTAGAATAAATTTATGAGCAAATTATATTTTGACCACACATACGTTTCTGTCCAGGATATGGATAGGGCTATAAACTTTTACGAAACTCTTTTGAATAAAAAGGTTTCTTGTCGTGAAGAGAATATCTGGGCTGATTTTGACATAGGGGAAGGGTGTTATTTTGGCTTAATCAACCCCGACATTGTTAGTAAGGAGAGAAAAATCGGGAATAACTCTATCTCTGTTTTTGCAACTGATAATGTTGATGAGGCTTACGAGAAGTTAAAAGATATGGGTGTAAAGATTATCCACGACATAGAAACTTTAAAATATACGGATTACTTTTATAGAATGTTTTTATGTGAAGATACCGAAGGCAACCTTATTGAAATCGCTCAGTATGACCGGTCTTAACAGGATAAATCAATGAGCAAACAACCCATCCGCAATAATCTGATTATAGAACTTCATGTCCCTGATTTTGATGTCGCCAAGGAATTTTATGGGATATTAGGCTTCAGAGTAATTCTTGAACATCCTATTACAACTACCGAACCTGGCTATCTGGTGATGAAAAGACCAGATGTATTAGGGGATAGTATCATTAATTTTTATGGCGGTAACGAGCAAGTTTATCAACAATCATATTTCAAAAACTTTCCTTCTACTACCAAAAGAGGCTATGCCACAGAGTTGACGATGCCTATCTCTAATGTTGATGATTTCTTTAATCAAATTTCACCCAAAATTAAAGACCATATTATGCAGGAGATTAAAGATAAGAAAGACGGGGATATGGCTTGGCGAGATTTTCGGGTAGGAGACCCATTTGGTTTCTATTTAAGATTCACCGAACTGATAGATTGGGGACAATAATCAATATTGTATGGCAAAAGTAAAAGTTTTAATCGAAGGATATGCGAAGGAGTTGGAAAATGGCTGGATAGCCAGCTCTACCGTCTGTTTGGTTACTACGGGGGATAAGAGAATAATTACGGATCCAGGCTGTAATCGAGAAAAACTATTAGAAGCACTTAAAGGTGAGAACTTAGCTACGGGCGATATAGATTATGTCTTTTTGTCTCATTGTCATCCTGACCATGTTCTTTTAGCAGGAATTTTTGAGAAGGCAAAGTTTGTAACCTTTGACTCCAACTTACTTTACGATAAAGACCATCTCTCTAAATTTGATATACATATATTAGGTGAAGATATTGAGATTGTTGAGACGCCCGGACACGTACTGGAACACCTTTCATTAATAGTTAATACATCTCAAGGCAGAGTGGCGATTGCCGGGGATGTTATCTGGTGGGTAGATGGAGAAGAACAAAAGTTTGATATAGATCAGGAGGATCATTCTCAAGCAAAAGGAATGAATATGAAACAGTTAGTGGAAAGTAGACGAAATCTTTTAGAACACGCAGATTATATAATCCCTGGCCATGGGAAAATGTTTAAAGTCCAAAAATAATAGTAAAAATGCTTTATCCCAAATATTGAAATTATGACGAAAATAAGACCATACATTCCCATTGATTATCCAGATATTAAACAAAACCTTATTGAAGGGGATTTGTTTTACGAGGAGTTAGATAACGAAGGCAGAATAAATCAGAAAATTCAAAATAACCCTAATTCCATCTTAGTTACAGAGTTGGATGGTAAAGCAGTGGGTAATGTCTTTATTATGGACGATGGCTGGATGGCTCTAATATTTCATCTTGCTGTTAGAAAAGATTATCAGCATAAAGGTATTGGCACCGAACTACTAAAAGCTGCCGAATCCTATCTTAAAGATAAGGGCTATAAGGAAGTTCAAATTGTAGTTAGAGAAGCCAACCCAGAGTTGCTGGGGTATTATGAAAAACTAGGGTATCAGAAGGGCGGTTCCTTCAGATGGATGACTAAAGAGCTACACTAGAACTTGATAAGATAAATTTATGAACGAAACTCTCAAAACTATTCTTAATCGGAAAAGCATTAGGGATTACACGGATAAACCTGTGAGTAAAGCAGATTTAATCTTGCTTTTAAAGGCGGCTATGGCTGCTCCCAGCGGGGGTGACACTCGATCATGGTCTTTCTTCGTGATTCAAAATAAGGCGCTGTTGAAGGAATTGTCGGATATTCTAAAATACGGTCACATGATCCGGGAAGCGGGAGCTGTGATTGTAGTTTGTGGCAATCCCAAAAAATCTACTTTTGACGGTGATCAATACTGGATGTTTGATTGTTCTGTTGCTGCAGAAAATATTTTGTTGGCAGCCGAATCATTAGGTTTAGGGGCAGTTTGGACTGCTGTTTATCCTAATAAAGTTAGAATTAAAAACGTGAAGAAAGTTCTTAATACCCCGAAAGAAATCGAGCCATTATGCACTATCTCGATCGGCCATCCTAAGTCAAAAGTAAAACCGAAAAACAAATTTGATCCCAAGAATATACATTGGAACAAATGGTAAATTATGAAATCTTCTCTTGACCACATTTCTATTAATGTTTCTAATTCTCAAAAATCCATCCCCTTTTATAGGTCGTTATTTAAGTATCTTGAATATGACTTTCTAAAGGATAAGAAAGACTCCTTAGCAGTAAGAAAAAAAGGTGACTGCGATTTCTGGATTTATCCCACAGACAGTAAACACATACCTCATGGTTTTTGTGTAAATAATACAGGGCTAGGCCACATAGCTTTTAGGGTATCTTCTAAAGAAGATGTTGATCGATTTCACGAAGAATATCTAAAACCCAATAATGTTAGGGTATTCAATGGAGGGCCCAAAGCTTTTCCTCAATACACTCCCGATTATTACGCTGTTTTCTTTGAAGACCCCGACAGGATAAAATTAGAAGTTAATTCATTCAAGAGATAACTATGAATGCGGAATTTATCAGATTTACTACCGAAGATAAATTGATCCTACAGGGGATTATTTATCGACCGAACAACTCCAGCGAAAAGGCCT is a genomic window of Patescibacteria group bacterium containing:
- a CDS encoding polymer-forming cytoskeletal protein, coding for MFKRIFYSALVVILIMSISAPVMAAPTFLIADENGIVSLSKPVNDDAYIAGGNVTIDQDIWGDLFVAGGTIDINTDIAGDLFISGGNISIRGSVGDDVHIGGGNISIYGEIKDDLMIGGGTVLIADTATVRGDLLVGTGNFDLYGTVLGNVKAGFGNAKIAGVINGNADLRYGDGKLIFADGAKIRGQLDYWAKSENNSFDKIAGTITYHKMTSSRSSLPIFATIFVPTVILMGMFWPFISILLLGGLLILLLPKYLPRMVETTKKDYWTALWQGLLFIIVAPVLALLIAFTGVGIPISVIMMLSFVILAILASVPVSMAIGSYLLKYKEGDKAKQFGALAIGALVYVIVGSFPLIGWLVKLILFVIGIGAIWVDSRSMIKKGIY
- a CDS encoding VOC family protein — translated: MSKLYFDHTYVSVQDMDRAINFYETLLNKKVSCREENIWADFDIGEGCYFGLINPDIVSKERKIGNNSISVFATDNVDEAYEKLKDMGVKIIHDIETLKYTDYFYRMFLCEDTEGNLIEIAQYDRS
- a CDS encoding autorepressor SdpR family transcription factor; translated protein: MTIESISVALHALSDPTRRRILKLLQKRDLTAGQIASRFPALSLPSLSHHFSVLKQANLATSERKGQKIIYSLNTTVFYEVLNNLLETFNSKDSVY
- a CDS encoding DMT family transporter, which gives rise to MNKNNTLTLTLLFLSAVLYSSYFVSTKYMLLQGIHPLAIASSVATVLTVYITVIMFFDRNFAKEVHRLDWYKISPLLIAGIAVSGIGPILLFYGQTMTSVTNSAFIFQLSPLFAGLLGIIFLKERPRLYFWLSLIIILAGLFFLTTKGGVSSPTLGDLMVLILAFLFGAYNTIAQTFSVKMSPLTLSNIRMLVGNILVILSAWFILGSGSVLALFQFPLLIIFSALFIYLYVFATHVGIKQIGSSNTTALLTVTALFSTLFASLIGEIPMPIQFIGGLIVILGIVLLVKRGMKTVTIQS
- a CDS encoding SdpI family protein — its product is MATEKFKFNIRNEWFSWLTIIIAAAVGWWAYPKLPALVPSHWGITGQVDGWTSPLGHALGIPVMMLGMYLLFLLIPVFEPRREHFHQSMGFYQMIRNVMMVFLLFMFLLTTWVAVTGQPLKIDVIVPMAVGALFILIGNYLHQIKSNFFMGIRTPWTLNSDDNWKKTHHLGGYMFVIGGLLFFTTPIWPTPLNFYIPMAGIILAGLVPVIYSYLLFRKEQK
- a CDS encoding phage holin family protein; protein product: MTFLAHWLVYTLAIIITTYLLPGVNLTGFAAALVTALVLGLINTVIRPILILLTLPINIITLGLFTFVINAALILLAAAIVPGFIVQGFWAALIFSIVLAIIAAVLNGLLGK
- a CDS encoding GNAT family N-acetyltransferase, which codes for MKIRRYISTDYSDIKQNLIEGDLFYEELDNENRLNQKIQKDPNSILVADVDNKAVGNVFIMEDGWMALIFHLAVRKDYQHKGIGTELLKAAEAYLKDKGFEEVQIVVREANPELLGYYEKLGYQKGGSFRWMTKELK
- a CDS encoding NYN domain-containing protein — its product is MDQNYYFIDGSALLAQVRTLWKKEPAFNWRRLDPLKFIKHLAFSYPDLGSANYKRAEFFFPSGEQNIETYLLTPEITAPGLVRDVHFKYCGEKLDRSVAYEKWLEEEVPPQWRDRCVKSEKGVDIEICCNALRLASMGKMDRLFFFTNDRDFIPLCKTLKDFGTNVSLIHLSKHTNPNKQLIDECDSYDVLKEDYLNNIFEDSKLSDDKQISSIEEIVDVDANATVELLPESQEVLDKAI
- a CDS encoding asparaginase domain-containing protein encodes the protein MKKKILFLYNGGTIGQVPTEVNGVIVSAPPKDASIFKAAVDPIIERFGDKFDIVYEVVTTKESSSMTPQDWERLIFRIKKAQDEENFDAVGIAHGTDTLAYTATALSFALHGVNPSQSGLRIPICLTGSQNPVYMEGGDGRFNLENMFRTIEQCMDVGVGDVLINFWNRVLLGCRTVKVSERDFDAMQTPAVLNAGIINSRGVIIYPERVRLAKNALPKIQLAPKFARGVISFELTPGLDPNLLLSFITAGGMSAMILKSLGEGNVCSEGAYNMIPAIKQITGEYMTPIFMASKFIGGNADSAVDASGAAAINAGAIACYDTTDIAIDIKVRWLAGNGLCSTISDYSKAMKTSYCGEVTEPKVQ
- a CDS encoding NUDIX domain-containing protein, which encodes MNKYDGQVESVVAPIIVNDEGKILLMTSPKWGDKYTLPGGHIEYGETLSQAAEREAKEESGLDVKALYLVDAGTMINSPEFFRKQAHFVYHRVACKVVGGELNTDSVETTELVWVTPEEALKLPLATGMEVSIKNYINGVKLDMGEYVF